A single genomic interval of Ruminococcus sp. NK3A76 harbors:
- the cls gene encoding cardiolipin synthase codes for MRRNKEFEPKKIINAVFSQKFIVISLLLLQIAFLIFAVVSLAGQFVFVYYFFIAVELIAVMYIINSGENPAYKLAWILPILIFPIFGAFAFIYLKFQSSYRYEKNLSIKKIENTKPYLKQKASVIKALEQKSSGVSNLAHYMRVYGGYPIYQNTEVTYFRLGEEKFHAMVRELEKAKHFIFMEYFIIDKGYMWDTIHEILARKAKQGVEIRLLYDGMGTQSELPYRYDKKLRAEGIDCKVFNPFVPLVTTIQNNRDHRKILVIDGHTGFTGGVNIADEYINRKERFGHWKDTAVMLRGEAVWNLTMMFFQLWEITGEQSSAEYDNYRPSSFERLGIEDDSFVLPFSDSPLDDENVGELLYMNIINNARDYVYITTPYLIPDNEMMTALCYAAKSGVDVRIIVPGIPDKWYIRLIGQSFYKELIAKGVKIYEYSKGFIHAKNFLSDDSKAVVGTINLDYRSLYLHFECAAFMYGCECIADIKDDFEDMFENRCRRVTYEECASRPIAQRMLSAVLGLFAPLL; via the coding sequence ATGAGACGGAACAAGGAATTTGAGCCTAAAAAGATAATAAATGCGGTCTTTTCGCAGAAATTTATCGTCATATCGCTGCTGCTTTTGCAGATAGCATTCCTTATTTTTGCGGTCGTGTCGCTTGCCGGGCAGTTTGTGTTCGTGTATTATTTCTTTATAGCTGTCGAGCTCATCGCCGTTATGTATATCATAAATTCCGGCGAGAACCCGGCATATAAGCTCGCATGGATACTGCCGATACTCATTTTCCCGATATTCGGGGCGTTTGCGTTTATATACCTCAAATTCCAGAGCAGCTATCGGTATGAAAAGAACCTTTCGATAAAGAAGATAGAGAACACCAAGCCGTATCTTAAGCAAAAGGCATCTGTCATAAAGGCTCTTGAACAAAAGAGCAGCGGTGTGTCAAACCTTGCGCACTATATGAGAGTGTACGGCGGCTATCCGATATATCAGAACACAGAGGTGACCTATTTCAGGCTCGGCGAGGAGAAGTTCCATGCTATGGTAAGAGAGCTTGAAAAGGCAAAACACTTTATCTTTATGGAGTATTTCATAATAGACAAGGGCTATATGTGGGATACCATACACGAGATACTTGCACGCAAGGCAAAACAGGGGGTCGAGATAAGGCTCCTCTACGACGGCATGGGCACCCAGTCGGAGCTGCCATACAGGTACGACAAAAAGCTGCGTGCCGAGGGGATAGACTGCAAGGTCTTCAACCCATTCGTGCCGCTCGTGACTACCATACAGAATAACCGTGACCACAGAAAGATACTTGTTATCGACGGACACACAGGCTTTACCGGCGGCGTGAACATTGCGGACGAATACATCAACCGCAAGGAGCGCTTCGGTCACTGGAAGGACACGGCAGTAATGCTCAGGGGCGAGGCCGTGTGGAACCTGACGATGATGTTTTTCCAGCTGTGGGAGATAACCGGCGAGCAGTCGTCCGCTGAGTATGACAACTACCGCCCGTCTTCCTTTGAGCGCCTCGGCATTGAGGACGACAGCTTTGTGCTGCCTTTCTCGGATTCGCCGCTTGACGATGAGAACGTAGGCGAGCTTTTGTATATGAATATAATAAACAACGCCCGTGATTACGTCTATATCACCACCCCCTACCTTATCCCCGACAACGAGATGATGACCGCCCTCTGCTATGCTGCAAAAAGCGGAGTCGATGTGCGGATAATCGTTCCCGGCATACCGGATAAGTGGTATATAAGGCTTATCGGCCAGTCGTTTTACAAGGAGCTTATCGCAAAGGGCGTAAAGATATACGAATACAGCAAGGGCTTCATACACGCCAAGAACTTCCTTTCTGACGACAGCAAGGCAGTTGTCGGCACGATAAACCTTGACTACCGCAGCCTGTATCTGCACTTTGAGTGTGCGGCTTTCATGTACGGCTGCGAGTGCATAGCAGACATAAAGGACGACTTTGAGGATATGTTTGAAAACCGATGCCGCAGAGTCACCTACGAGGAGTGCGCATCACGCCCCATAGCGCAGAGAATGCTGAGCGCCGTGCTCGGGCTTTTCGCACCGCTGCTGTAG
- a CDS encoding zinc ribbon domain-containing protein, giving the protein MSERCVNCGALLPEGAKLCTSCGKIVAKNNRLRTEPSAMRKPTPDVTTQSRVYSHKPTPTAYADPEDEPVIRERRPARPAQDTERRQPRPAKQAEHRKKPSAKGKAKNTKQKKSSGKAKFIIAVAVFVAAVLLLLYMLIYMLKVREAKKLSYETDSPVKMSYSNFGDAADSFFDKAEWDYDILSGKVTVEGENKGTHYKYVFEDGKVAYVEVGSEKLTDEREVDILVERMFL; this is encoded by the coding sequence ATGAGTGAAAGGTGTGTAAACTGCGGCGCATTGCTGCCTGAGGGCGCAAAGCTGTGTACGAGCTGCGGCAAGATAGTCGCTAAAAACAACCGCCTGCGCACAGAGCCTTCGGCAATGAGAAAGCCCACACCTGATGTGACCACTCAGTCAAGAGTGTATTCCCACAAGCCCACCCCCACGGCCTACGCAGACCCTGAGGACGAGCCTGTGATAAGAGAGCGCCGCCCGGCACGTCCTGCGCAGGATACCGAGCGCCGCCAGCCACGCCCTGCCAAACAGGCAGAACACAGAAAAAAGCCCTCTGCAAAGGGCAAGGCAAAGAACACCAAGCAGAAAAAGAGCTCCGGCAAGGCTAAGTTCATCATCGCTGTGGCGGTGTTTGTGGCAGCCGTGCTGCTGCTTTTGTATATGCTTATTTATATGCTCAAGGTCAGGGAGGCTAAAAAGCTCTCCTATGAGACTGACTCGCCTGTAAAGATGAGCTATAGCAATTTCGGCGATGCGGCAGATAGTTTCTTTGACAAGGCCGAGTGGGATTATGATATCCTCTCGGGCAAGGTGACTGTCGAGGGAGAAAACAAGGGCACGCACTATAAGTATGTCTTTGAGGACGGCAAGGTCGCATATGTCGAGGTGGGCAGTGAAAAGCTCACAGATGAAAGAGAAGTGGATATTCTCGTTGAGAGAATGTTCTTATAG
- the lexA gene encoding transcriptional repressor LexA — MKQTRKKRITDKERKVFEFIKNYVDENNYAPTVREIQEEFGLKSTSTAHRYIITLSQKGLLERENNCNRAIRIAGYNKTTTIPIVGTVTAGKPITAIETVDGYITMSLDKRFSGKLFALKVRGESMINIGIFDGDTVIVEQTEVASNGDIVVALVNDDEATVKTFYKEDGHYRLQPENDTMEPIIVDEVKILGKVVAMMRYF; from the coding sequence ATGAAGCAGACAAGAAAAAAGAGGATAACCGATAAGGAAAGAAAGGTATTTGAGTTTATCAAGAACTATGTTGACGAGAACAACTACGCACCTACTGTAAGAGAGATACAGGAGGAGTTCGGGCTCAAATCTACCTCGACTGCGCACAGATATATCATCACTCTGTCGCAGAAGGGGCTTCTGGAGCGTGAGAACAACTGCAACCGTGCTATAAGGATAGCCGGCTACAACAAGACCACGACTATTCCCATTGTAGGCACTGTCACAGCCGGCAAGCCGATAACCGCCATAGAGACAGTTGACGGCTACATAACCATGAGCCTTGACAAGAGATTTTCAGGCAAGCTGTTTGCCCTTAAGGTAAGGGGCGAGAGCATGATAAATATAGGTATCTTCGACGGCGACACCGTCATCGTCGAGCAGACAGAGGTGGCCTCAAACGGCGATATCGTGGTCGCTCTCGTAAACGACGACGAGGCAACTGTCAAGACCTTCTATAAGGAGGACGGCCATTACCGCCTCCAGCCGGAGAACGACACTATGGAGCCTATCATAGTTGACGAGGTAAAGATCCTCGGCAAGGTCGTTGCAATGATGAGATATTTCTGA
- the murC gene encoding UDP-N-acetylmuramate--L-alanine ligase gives MVDKNILNGKKHIHMIGIGGSGMYPLAQILHSQGYLLTGSDNNETETLDAVRKMGIKVFMGQAAENIEGADLIVYSAAIMADNPELVAAKASGADVIERSDLLGIVTGWYDNAICISGTHGKTTASSMTTQILMEEGVDLSCVIGGKLKAIGGSGRAGQSDVMVCESCEFVDTFLKLSPDIAVILNVDADHLDYFGTLENIIKSFRKFASMASKCLVVNGDDENTLTAVDGLDKRIVTFGFGEDNDYSARITAKKGLRTDFELYVKGEKQGDYSIFVPGEHNVLNALASIAAVREVGVSYDGIRKGLAEFRGAMRRFEKIDEIDGITIVDDYAHHPNELAATLMAAKGLDFERVIAVFQPFTYSRTEILMEDFVTALSIADVCVLTDIFGSREKNTHGIYTEMLGDKIDGCVYFKTPHEIVDQQTAEQKDKNFAQVIDYLFENAKEGDLIMTLGCGDAYKIAKRLAKKLRQARGE, from the coding sequence ATGGTCGATAAAAACATTTTAAACGGCAAAAAGCATATACACATGATAGGCATAGGCGGCTCGGGTATGTATCCGCTCGCACAGATACTCCACTCGCAGGGGTATCTGCTGACAGGCTCTGACAACAACGAGACTGAAACGCTCGACGCTGTAAGAAAAATGGGCATCAAGGTGTTCATGGGTCAGGCAGCAGAGAATATCGAGGGGGCAGACCTTATCGTCTATTCGGCAGCTATCATGGCAGACAACCCTGAGCTCGTGGCTGCAAAGGCGAGCGGCGCTGACGTTATCGAGCGCTCAGACCTGCTCGGTATCGTGACAGGCTGGTATGACAACGCTATCTGCATATCCGGCACACACGGCAAGACGACGGCATCTTCGATGACAACACAGATACTCATGGAGGAGGGCGTTGACCTCTCCTGCGTTATCGGCGGCAAGCTCAAGGCCATAGGCGGCTCGGGCAGGGCAGGACAGAGCGATGTTATGGTGTGCGAGTCCTGCGAGTTTGTTGATACGTTTTTAAAGCTCTCGCCTGATATAGCAGTGATACTCAATGTCGATGCCGACCACCTTGATTACTTCGGCACTCTTGAAAACATAATCAAGAGCTTCAGAAAATTTGCCTCAATGGCTTCCAAGTGCCTTGTTGTCAACGGCGATGATGAGAACACCCTCACGGCAGTTGACGGGCTTGACAAGAGGATAGTTACCTTCGGCTTCGGCGAGGATAATGACTACAGCGCCAGGATAACCGCAAAGAAGGGCTTAAGGACTGACTTCGAGCTTTATGTAAAGGGCGAGAAGCAGGGGGATTACTCTATCTTTGTGCCGGGCGAGCATAACGTGCTCAATGCGCTTGCATCTATCGCCGCTGTAAGAGAGGTCGGCGTGTCGTATGACGGCATAAGAAAAGGCCTTGCAGAGTTCCGTGGCGCTATGAGAAGATTTGAGAAGATAGACGAGATAGACGGCATCACGATAGTCGATGACTACGCCCACCACCCGAATGAGCTCGCAGCTACGCTCATGGCGGCAAAGGGTCTTGACTTTGAGAGAGTCATCGCTGTGTTCCAGCCGTTCACCTATTCAAGAACTGAGATACTCATGGAGGATTTCGTGACGGCTCTGAGCATCGCTGATGTGTGCGTGCTCACTGATATATTCGGCAGCCGTGAGAAGAACACCCACGGCATCTACACCGAGATGCTCGGCGATAAGATAGACGGCTGCGTTTACTTCAAGACACCCCACGAGATAGTTGACCAGCAGACGGCAGAGCAGAAGGACAAAAACTTCGCTCAGGTAATAGATTATCTTTTTGAGAATGCAAAAGAGGGCGACCTTATAATGACCCTCGGCTGCGGTGACGCATACAAGATAGCCAAGAGACTTGCAAAGAAACTGAGACAGGCCAGAGGCGAATGA
- the spoVG gene encoding septation regulator SpoVG — translation MTITDIKVRKLLEQGKLKAIVSITIDGMIAIHDIKVIEGSSRLFVAMPSRKDDSGVYRDIAHPISFGARADLEQKILAAYYKAVQQSMSS, via the coding sequence ATGACAATAACCGATATCAAGGTAAGAAAGCTGCTCGAACAGGGGAAGCTAAAGGCTATAGTGAGTATAACTATCGACGGGATGATAGCTATCCACGATATAAAGGTCATCGAGGGCAGCAGCAGACTGTTTGTCGCTATGCCGTCACGCAAGGACGACAGCGGTGTCTACCGTGACATTGCTCACCCGATATCCTTCGGGGCAAGAGCCGACCTCGAACAGAAGATACTCGCCGCCTACTACAAAGCAGTTCAGCAGAGCATGAGCTCCTGA
- a CDS encoding biotin--[acetyl-CoA-carboxylase] ligase, with product MKTSQYVLELLEQNRGKAVSGEELAAAIGVSRNAVWKAIEELRRSGVKINAKTKTGYFLPESDNSLSKEGITALLGDERFTVDVRHTVTSTNDLLKQLAVTGTPEGYALIAAEQTMGKGRFGRKFYSPDGSGVYISLLLRPKMKAEDSLFITTSAAVAVCRAVETISGGRLSPKIKWVNDIYINQKKVCGILTEAAVSFESGMLDYAVLGIGINITTPEGDFPEEIKGIATSLFGGTEQDNIRNRIAAEVLKELGGLIDAPDDKACLEEYKQRQLLIDRDIVVIKGDKRIFARALGVDERARLCVRYEDGSTEALISGEVSVRAAGN from the coding sequence ATGAAAACTTCACAGTATGTGCTCGAACTGCTCGAACAAAACAGAGGAAAGGCTGTTTCGGGCGAGGAGCTTGCAGCTGCCATAGGCGTATCGAGAAACGCTGTGTGGAAGGCTATCGAGGAGCTTCGCCGCAGCGGTGTGAAGATAAATGCAAAGACAAAGACGGGCTACTTTCTGCCCGAATCTGACAACAGCCTTTCAAAAGAGGGCATAACAGCCCTGCTCGGTGACGAGCGCTTTACGGTAGATGTGCGCCACACCGTCACATCGACAAACGACCTTTTAAAACAGCTCGCCGTGACCGGTACGCCGGAGGGCTATGCTCTTATAGCGGCCGAGCAGACTATGGGCAAGGGGCGCTTTGGCAGGAAGTTCTATTCCCCTGACGGGAGCGGTGTTTATATATCGCTGCTGCTGCGCCCGAAGATGAAGGCCGAGGATTCGCTTTTCATAACAACTTCTGCGGCAGTCGCCGTGTGCCGTGCAGTCGAGACGATATCCGGCGGCAGGCTGAGCCCGAAGATAAAGTGGGTAAACGACATCTACATCAATCAGAAAAAGGTCTGCGGTATACTTACCGAGGCGGCCGTGAGCTTTGAGAGCGGTATGCTTGATTATGCTGTCTTAGGCATCGGCATAAACATAACCACTCCCGAGGGGGATTTCCCTGAGGAGATAAAGGGCATAGCCACCTCGCTTTTCGGCGGCACCGAGCAGGACAACATAAGAAACCGCATTGCTGCCGAGGTGCTGAAAGAGCTTGGCGGCCTGATAGATGCCCCTGACGACAAGGCCTGTCTGGAAGAATACAAGCAGCGCCAGCTTCTGATAGACCGTGACATCGTCGTGATAAAGGGTGACAAGCGCATATTTGCAAGAGCCCTCGGCGTTGATGAGCGTGCAAGGCTTTGCGTGCGCTACGAAGACGGCAGCACGGAAGCCCTGATAAGCGGCGAGGTAAGCGTAAGAGCGGCAGGAAACTAA
- a CDS encoding PH domain-containing protein — protein sequence MKQHKAMRRIREFLRHRQHPMMILGYTSRAMWLLLIPLVKYLVALKFDIRSWLVTNWVDILAISAIFAFAVLRWVFIYFEIDEKSMTAHSGYFGLAATRLAFEVVTTVSVHQSSFQRLFGASTLYIDTDAKSVSRADIILVLPKKRAEHILGLITDDSSHGVKYTVESKKRSQLAFSMFFSSTLSGVVIFAGLLFEASRIVDRKIEIIILNTAAGEISKYTQKIPFIIVISALVVIGGWLLSFFANLMRYWHFSVTRQGGRLTVRSGIWTLRHDVMDRDRIYYYDITRSLLMKIFRICTINVYCTGYGKRRSEIPTIAPITTDKEVDKTLSLLMPRFARPKTTLTTGKRELWRFICIPFVVFMFVPVLRQVAVFIFPRWVSEINIISFISSVPCIWLIIVKLAAAFNTGIGFNDKCCVLDYCSFYRFHRVVIKRDKITRVAILQTWAQEKKGYCSVEICTENEKYKKHIIKHLPVDAAMSILRTNGLAV from the coding sequence ATGAAACAGCATAAGGCTATGAGGCGCATAAGGGAATTCCTGCGGCACCGCCAGCACCCGATGATGATACTCGGCTATACGTCAAGGGCTATGTGGCTGCTGCTGATACCGCTTGTAAAATACCTTGTGGCGCTGAAATTCGATATACGCTCGTGGCTCGTCACCAACTGGGTAGATATCCTTGCTATCAGTGCGATATTTGCCTTTGCGGTGCTGAGGTGGGTGTTTATATATTTTGAGATAGACGAAAAGAGCATGACCGCACACTCGGGCTACTTCGGGCTTGCGGCGACAAGGCTCGCTTTTGAGGTCGTGACCACCGTGTCTGTACACCAGAGCTCGTTCCAGCGGCTTTTCGGGGCGAGCACGCTGTATATCGACACAGATGCAAAAAGCGTCTCAAGGGCTGATATTATACTCGTGCTGCCAAAAAAGCGTGCAGAGCATATCTTGGGCCTTATAACCGATGACAGCTCGCACGGGGTAAAATACACCGTCGAGAGCAAAAAGCGCAGCCAGCTTGCGTTCTCGATGTTCTTCTCGTCAACGCTGTCGGGTGTTGTCATCTTTGCGGGTCTTCTTTTCGAGGCCTCACGCATTGTTGACAGAAAGATAGAGATAATCATTCTTAACACCGCAGCCGGCGAGATATCAAAATACACACAGAAGATACCCTTTATCATAGTCATATCTGCGCTCGTGGTGATAGGCGGCTGGCTTTTGTCGTTCTTTGCAAACCTCATGCGTTACTGGCATTTCTCGGTCACAAGGCAGGGCGGCAGGCTGACAGTCAGGAGCGGTATATGGACGCTTCGCCACGATGTCATGGACAGAGACAGGATATACTACTACGACATAACACGCTCGCTGCTTATGAAGATATTCCGCATATGCACGATAAACGTCTACTGCACAGGCTACGGCAAGCGCCGCAGCGAGATACCCACTATTGCGCCGATAACCACCGACAAAGAGGTAGACAAGACCCTTTCGTTGCTGATGCCACGCTTTGCACGCCCCAAAACGACCCTCACCACAGGCAAGCGTGAGCTGTGGCGGTTTATATGTATACCGTTCGTGGTGTTCATGTTCGTGCCGGTGCTCAGGCAGGTGGCTGTGTTCATCTTCCCGAGGTGGGTCAGCGAGATAAACATAATCTCCTTTATATCATCAGTTCCCTGCATATGGCTGATCATAGTAAAGCTCGCGGCGGCTTTCAACACGGGCATAGGCTTCAACGACAAGTGCTGTGTGCTCGATTATTGCAGCTTCTACCGCTTCCACAGGGTGGTCATCAAAAGAGACAAGATAACCCGTGTGGCGATACTCCAGACATGGGCGCAGGAGAAAAAGGGCTACTGCTCTGTCGAGATATGCACAGAGAACGAAAAATACAAAAAACACATAATAAAACACCTGCCCGTAGATGCGGCAATGAGCATTCTGCGCACAAACGGGCTGGCTGTATGA
- a CDS encoding fumarate hydratase, with protein sequence MREINVNEIEEKVRELCIKANLYLPKTLEECIKCGREKEESPVGKNVFDDIIDNINVAREQTIPICQDTGMAIIFMEVGQDVHFVGGDINEAINKGVSRGYIDGRLRCSIVADPLERVNTQDNTPPVVHLKFIQGDKVKIMVAPKGFGSENMSALKMMTPSVTHDEIVDFVAESIAKAGSNPCPPIVVGVGIGGDFEKCAYLAKKALCRDVEKRNEKPLYRELEQKMLDKINALGIGPQGFGGTVTCLAVNIEEAPTHIAGLPVSVNVGCHVTRHAEAVI encoded by the coding sequence TTGCGTGAGATAAACGTTAACGAGATAGAAGAAAAAGTAAGAGAGCTCTGCATAAAGGCCAACCTCTACCTGCCCAAGACTCTTGAAGAATGCATAAAGTGCGGCAGGGAAAAGGAAGAGTCGCCTGTCGGAAAAAATGTCTTTGATGACATAATCGACAACATAAACGTTGCCCGTGAGCAGACTATCCCGATATGCCAGGACACAGGCATGGCTATAATCTTCATGGAGGTCGGGCAGGACGTACACTTTGTCGGCGGCGACATAAACGAAGCTATAAACAAGGGCGTTTCAAGGGGCTACATAGACGGCAGGCTGCGCTGCTCTATCGTTGCCGACCCGTTAGAGAGAGTAAATACACAGGACAACACTCCGCCTGTCGTGCATCTTAAGTTTATACAGGGCGACAAGGTGAAGATAATGGTCGCTCCCAAGGGCTTTGGCTCTGAGAATATGTCGGCTCTTAAGATGATGACACCATCTGTTACGCACGACGAGATAGTTGATTTCGTGGCAGAGAGCATAGCAAAGGCCGGCTCTAACCCCTGCCCCCCGATAGTGGTGGGTGTCGGCATCGGCGGCGATTTTGAAAAGTGCGCTTACCTTGCAAAGAAGGCGCTCTGCCGTGATGTTGAAAAGAGAAACGAAAAGCCGCTATACCGTGAGCTTGAGCAGAAGATGCTCGATAAGATAAACGCTCTCGGCATAGGTCCTCAGGGCTTCGGCGGCACTGTGACCTGTCTTGCCGTAAACATCGAGGAAGCACCGACCCACATAGCAGGCCTTCCCGTCAGCGTGAATGTCGGCTGCCATGTTACCCGCCACGCAGAAGCGGTCATCTGA
- a CDS encoding amidohydrolase — protein MNCIKNAKIITMDKDRRIIDRGYIKWQNGIITEIAEGECGDVNAYDAMGQTLYPGFIDAHTHLGLTTNGVGEESEDFNEESEPCTPHMHIIDGINPFDISFSEALKAGITSAVVSPGSANAVAGDIALVSTHGRRIDKMLLRTVGVKFAMGENPKMIYSGKEQTPYTRQAIAAIIREALNKAKRYMQDKQKALEEDEDEPEYDIKNEALIPLLQKKVKAHFHCHRADDIFTAIRIANEFDLDYVLIHCTDGHLIADELKEEGAYAVCGPLLCDRCKPELANLTPENPALLDKAGVCVSICTDHSETPIQYLPLTAAVAVKNGLPHDRAIEAITINPAKAVGADDIIGSLEAGKNADMVLFEGDPLDIYQSPKLVVAGGEAFGES, from the coding sequence ATGAACTGTATAAAAAATGCTAAAATAATAACAATGGACAAAGACCGCCGCATCATAGACCGTGGCTACATCAAATGGCAAAACGGTATCATAACCGAGATAGCTGAGGGCGAGTGCGGCGATGTGAACGCATATGACGCTATGGGGCAAACGCTCTACCCGGGATTTATTGATGCGCACACCCACCTGGGACTTACGACAAACGGTGTCGGCGAGGAGAGCGAGGACTTCAACGAGGAAAGTGAGCCCTGCACGCCGCATATGCATATAATAGACGGCATAAATCCCTTTGACATCAGCTTCAGCGAAGCGCTCAAGGCAGGCATCACCTCGGCAGTCGTCTCACCCGGCTCGGCAAACGCCGTGGCAGGCGACATAGCGCTCGTGAGCACTCACGGCAGGCGTATAGACAAGATGCTGCTGCGCACGGTGGGTGTAAAATTTGCTATGGGCGAGAACCCGAAGATGATATACTCCGGCAAGGAGCAGACACCCTACACACGCCAGGCTATCGCTGCGATAATCAGAGAAGCGCTCAACAAGGCAAAGCGCTATATGCAGGATAAGCAGAAGGCGCTCGAAGAAGACGAGGACGAGCCTGAGTATGACATAAAGAACGAGGCGCTGATACCGCTTCTGCAAAAGAAGGTCAAGGCGCATTTTCACTGCCACAGGGCAGATGATATCTTCACGGCGATAAGGATAGCAAACGAGTTTGACCTTGACTACGTTCTTATCCACTGCACCGACGGTCATCTGATAGCAGATGAGCTTAAAGAGGAGGGGGCATATGCCGTGTGCGGCCCTCTGCTTTGCGACAGGTGCAAGCCCGAGCTTGCAAACCTTACCCCCGAGAACCCTGCACTGCTTGACAAGGCAGGCGTGTGTGTATCTATATGCACCGACCACAGCGAGACGCCGATACAGTATCTTCCGCTCACAGCAGCGGTGGCTGTCAAAAACGGCCTGCCTCACGACAGGGCGATAGAAGCTATAACCATAAACCCTGCAAAGGCTGTCGGTGCTGATGACATCATCGGCTCGCTTGAAGCAGGAAAGAATGCCGACATGGTGCTCTTTGAGGGCGACCCGCTCGACATCTACCAGTCGCCAAAGCTGGTCGTCGCAGGCGGAGAAGCATTTGGTGAATCATAA
- the dut gene encoding dUTP diphosphatase — protein MRLLVKKLRENAVVPKRQTPYSAGYDLCATEDVTAKAGETVKIHTGLSVEVEGAKDVCLFIYARSSLATKLGLAPANCVGVVDWDYRGEIIVALHNHSNDDREIKAGDRVAQLVITHVLTPETQEVEELSDTVRGEGGFGSTGTN, from the coding sequence ATGAGATTACTTGTAAAAAAACTGAGAGAAAACGCAGTAGTACCCAAAAGGCAGACACCCTACAGCGCAGGCTATGACCTTTGCGCCACAGAGGACGTGACTGCAAAGGCAGGGGAGACTGTAAAGATACACACAGGGCTTTCCGTCGAGGTCGAGGGGGCAAAGGACGTTTGCCTTTTCATCTACGCAAGAAGCTCTCTTGCAACAAAGCTCGGCCTTGCGCCTGCAAACTGCGTGGGCGTTGTTGACTGGGATTACAGGGGCGAGATAATAGTAGCCCTTCACAACCACAGCAATGATGACAGGGAGATAAAGGCCGGCGACAGGGTGGCACAGCTTGTGATAACGCACGTTTTAACACCCGAGACTCAGGAGGTAGAGGAGCTTTCTGACACGGTAAGAGGCGAGGGCGGCTTCGGCTCAACGGGAACTAATTGA